In the Clostridium sp. 'White wine YQ' genome, GATGGAGAACTAGGAGTTTCAGGAAGTTTCCTTGGTCAAAGTGATCCTATCGAAGGAACCTTTAATGTAAGTACAAAAACATTTACTGAAGGATTTACAAATGTACCATAGGAGGAGATTAAATGTTTAAAATAAACGGAGCAGAATTAGAAGATTTAGATTTTTTCGATTCAGAAGTGCTAGAAAAGTATGAAAATGCACTAGATGATGTTATGAGTAAAAGTAAAAACGTTACTGGCGAGAAATCCTCAGAGATAATAAAGAAAGAGTGTCAAATAGTCTATGAATTTTTTGATAAACTATGGGGAGAAGGAACTGGCCAAAAAGTTTTTAAAGGTAAATACAATGTAATGACTAGCTTTAAAGCATTTGAGGAAGTTAATAATAAAGCTTCAGAGCAGAAAAAGGAATTAGATTCTATGCTTAATAAATATTCTGCTAATAGAGCAACAAGACGTTCTAAAGGCAAATAATGAATATAATAATAGACTTATTACCCAAAACTGTTGAAATTGACGGGATAGAGTATGAGATAAACTCAAACTTTAGAGTTTCAATGTTATTTGAATTATTAATGCAGGATCATGAAATAAGTGATAAGGACAAAATATATCAAGCGCTGGAACTTTATTATCCTATATTACCTAAAAATATAGATAAAGCTATAGAAAATATACTTTGGTTCTATAGGTGTGGCAAAGATATAGTTAAATCAAAAGATAGTGGTAAAGGGAAAAGTATTACTAATATTTACGATTTTGAATTTGATGATGATTATGTTTATGCTGCTTTTTTAGACCAGTATGGAGTAGACTTGCAAGATATAGACTATTTACATTGGTGGAAGTTTAAAGCTATGTTTAAATCTCTTAAA is a window encoding:
- a CDS encoding DUF6673 family protein, with amino-acid sequence MFKINGAELEDLDFFDSEVLEKYENALDDVMSKSKNVTGEKSSEIIKKECQIVYEFFDKLWGEGTGQKVFKGKYNVMTSFKAFEEVNNKASEQKKELDSMLNKYSANRATRRSKGK
- a CDS encoding bacteriophage Gp15 family protein, with protein sequence MNIIIDLLPKTVEIDGIEYEINSNFRVSMLFELLMQDHEISDKDKIYQALELYYPILPKNIDKAIENILWFYRCGKDIVKSKDSGKGKSITNIYDFEFDDDYVYAAFLDQYGVDLQDIDYLHWWKFKAMFKSLKEDNEIVKIMGYRAMDLSKIKDKEQRAFYKKMKDLYKIPMSKNETDKLKDIESALINNGDLSILL